The Nitrospira sp. genome contains a region encoding:
- a CDS encoding urea carboxylase-associated family protein — protein MNHAHSLLWEETVPGGCHWSGIVRRGTTLRLEDVEGRANAAVLLFNREEKLERYNMADTLKCQHTFRLTKGHACYSDMGRIFCFITADTTGWHDTACGLSDAEQIEKQYGVARYQEHRNQMYRSGLDGMLIELGKWGLGKRDVVSNINFFSKITADSSGELSFKEDHRRPGDSVDLSFEMDTLVVLSAAPHPLDPSKVYRPGAVRLALFPTPAGSTAECMGLAENMRGLQHTQRLYACKGGVE, from the coding sequence ATGAATCACGCTCATTCCTTGCTCTGGGAAGAAACCGTCCCCGGAGGTTGTCATTGGTCCGGTATTGTGCGCCGTGGCACGACCCTGCGGCTGGAAGACGTCGAAGGCAGAGCCAACGCCGCCGTGCTGTTGTTTAACCGTGAAGAGAAATTGGAACGGTACAACATGGCGGATACGCTGAAGTGTCAACATACCTTCCGATTGACCAAAGGACACGCCTGCTATTCCGATATGGGGCGCATTTTCTGTTTCATTACCGCAGACACGACCGGTTGGCATGACACCGCATGCGGACTGAGTGATGCCGAGCAGATAGAGAAGCAATACGGTGTCGCCCGATATCAGGAGCATCGGAATCAGATGTATCGGAGCGGGCTGGACGGAATGCTCATCGAGCTGGGCAAATGGGGGTTAGGGAAGCGGGATGTCGTCTCCAACATTAATTTTTTCAGTAAGATCACCGCTGATTCATCCGGAGAACTGTCTTTTAAGGAAGATCACAGAAGACCCGGCGACTCCGTCGATCTGAGCTTCGAAATGGATACGCTGGTTGTGCTGTCCGCCGCCCCGCACCCGCTCGACCCATCCAAAGTCTACCGTCCAGGTGCAGTCCGCTTAGCCCTGTTCCCTACACCGGCTGGATCCACCGCAGAATGTATGGGTTTGGCTGAGAATATGCGAGGTCTCCAACACACTCAACGATTGTATGCCTGTAAGGGAGGTGTCGAATGA
- a CDS encoding amino acid permease, whose translation MLTEESPDTIIPARATSAPETLNRSLSLWNSLTIGFATVSPVAGLYAIIGVQTVVTGGGWFSALALCLVMQLLVATVYAELSSQIPIAGGAYKWARQLGGPTTGTYAGAIYVSSTIAMLTTTAYTGGVWLAIFFGSGGGTGVSLVIWGAVFMLVCTILNLVHVSIFKFLISLGVYAEIVGSFGVALLLFFFFRQHEFSELFAHLGTGTAPSQTAAFLAALAISGWAFIGFDACSTIAEETHDPKRMVPRAIFLSLCMVGSVVLFNSSALTLSFSRDTLVHTSAASDPVTPVIVDNFGAWAETPFLTIVMIAFLACGSSMVQYTSRIVFSMAREGSMPALLSRVTAAGAPHNAVMFTVLLATLGLLFGLNDEAVATVLAFGTGGLYAMFAMTTGVGLFTRLTGRWDPSLGQLKLGAWGLLINTVAFVWSVFEFINIAWPRPYATSPDAPWWQLWAVPLVLGSILGVTTLYVLTNRLRKN comes from the coding sequence ATGCTGACTGAAGAAAGTCCAGATACGATTATTCCCGCTCGCGCTACGAGTGCGCCCGAGACACTCAACCGCAGCCTCAGCCTCTGGAACAGCCTCACCATCGGTTTCGCAACCGTGTCGCCGGTTGCCGGGCTGTACGCCATCATCGGCGTACAGACGGTAGTAACGGGCGGTGGTTGGTTTTCAGCGCTGGCGCTCTGTCTGGTGATGCAGCTGCTGGTGGCAACCGTGTATGCGGAGCTGTCCTCTCAGATTCCGATCGCGGGTGGAGCGTACAAATGGGCGAGGCAGCTGGGAGGCCCCACCACAGGGACATATGCCGGAGCCATCTATGTCAGCTCCACGATTGCGATGCTCACCACCACCGCCTACACCGGCGGCGTCTGGCTGGCCATTTTTTTCGGATCAGGAGGTGGAACAGGAGTCAGCCTCGTGATATGGGGCGCGGTGTTCATGCTGGTGTGCACCATCCTCAACCTGGTCCACGTCTCGATATTCAAGTTCCTTATTTCCCTGGGTGTCTATGCGGAAATCGTCGGCTCGTTCGGTGTCGCGCTGCTGCTGTTTTTCTTTTTCCGGCAACATGAATTCTCAGAACTGTTCGCGCATCTCGGGACGGGAACCGCCCCCAGCCAGACCGCCGCGTTTCTGGCGGCACTTGCCATTTCCGGCTGGGCGTTCATCGGCTTCGATGCCTGCTCAACCATTGCCGAAGAAACCCACGATCCCAAACGAATGGTGCCGCGCGCGATCTTTTTGTCTCTCTGCATGGTGGGAAGCGTGGTGCTCTTCAACTCTTCCGCGCTCACCCTCAGCTTCAGTCGTGACACATTGGTCCATACGAGCGCCGCGTCCGATCCCGTCACCCCCGTGATCGTCGACAACTTCGGAGCGTGGGCCGAAACCCCTTTCCTGACGATTGTCATGATTGCCTTTCTGGCTTGCGGGTCATCCATGGTGCAATACACATCCCGTATTGTATTTTCCATGGCGCGTGAGGGGAGTATGCCGGCCCTCCTGAGTCGGGTCACCGCTGCCGGAGCTCCGCATAACGCCGTGATGTTCACGGTTCTGCTCGCGACGCTCGGATTGCTCTTCGGACTCAACGACGAAGCAGTTGCGACGGTGCTGGCGTTCGGCACGGGCGGGTTGTACGCCATGTTTGCGATGACGACGGGCGTTGGACTCTTTACCCGTCTCACAGGCCGTTGGGATCCCTCATTGGGTCAGCTGAAACTAGGCGCCTGGGGGTTGCTCATCAATACGGTCGCCTTCGTCTGGTCAGTATTCGAATTCATCAATATTGCATGGCCGCGCCCCTATGCAACCTCGCCCGATGCTCCCTGGTGGCAACTCTGGGCTGTCCCGCTGGTCCTCGGAAGCATCCTGGGAGTGACGACGCTGTACGTGCTGACCAACCGTCTCCGCAAGAATTAA
- a CDS encoding nucleoside deaminase, with amino-acid sequence MQQDDLDSSYMELALQQARLAPLIGEVPIGAVLVYKDDVLAVAHNYREVSQDPTAHAEMLVIRKAAEKLRSWRLIDTTLYVTLEPCPMCAGAIVQSRIARLVFGASDPKAGACGSILDIPGDRRFNHQVDVAGGLLEEKSQALLQEFFQNLRAKAPGNNTGHTPRQKNC; translated from the coding sequence ATGCAGCAAGACGATCTTGATTCCTCCTACATGGAACTGGCCCTTCAGCAGGCGAGACTTGCCCCGCTGATCGGAGAAGTGCCCATCGGCGCCGTTCTCGTCTACAAAGACGACGTGCTCGCCGTTGCCCACAACTACCGAGAGGTTTCGCAGGACCCCACGGCCCATGCTGAGATGCTCGTAATCCGGAAGGCCGCGGAGAAGTTGCGGAGCTGGCGTCTCATTGACACAACACTTTATGTGACGTTGGAGCCCTGCCCCATGTGTGCCGGAGCCATCGTACAATCTCGCATTGCACGCCTTGTATTCGGCGCCTCGGACCCTAAAGCCGGCGCGTGCGGATCGATCCTTGACATCCCGGGCGACCGCCGGTTTAATCATCAAGTCGACGTCGCGGGCGGCTTGCTTGAGGAGAAGAGCCAGGCACTCTTGCAGGAGTTTTTTCAAAACCTACGGGCCAAGGCACCGGGCAACAATACCGGTCATACACCTCGACAAAAGAATTGTTGA
- a CDS encoding sigma-70 family RNA polymerase sigma factor → MDISSPHAASAIDPKLVTRTVKGEQLAFHQLYDQSSPILYSMALRILGNRDEAEEILQGIYLDIWKKVVRYDVGRGTPIAWLIMLTRSRAIDRLRTRGPRVRRQNAPIDETQTAQSVERSAGQFESPADQALQNLIREAFATLPQPQQQAIELSYYEGLSPLEIATRLDQQVDAVKTHIGRGMLKLRESLQLYWQQDESA, encoded by the coding sequence ATGGACATCTCTTCTCCGCACGCGGCATCGGCCATCGACCCCAAACTCGTCACTCGAACCGTGAAAGGCGAACAGCTCGCCTTCCACCAGCTTTACGATCAATCGAGTCCTATCCTATACAGCATGGCGCTACGAATCCTCGGCAACCGTGACGAAGCGGAAGAAATACTCCAAGGGATCTACCTTGATATCTGGAAAAAGGTGGTTCGCTACGATGTCGGCCGCGGGACCCCGATTGCCTGGCTCATTATGTTAACCCGCAGTCGAGCCATCGACCGATTGCGGACACGTGGCCCTCGTGTTCGCCGTCAGAATGCTCCGATCGATGAGACACAGACTGCACAGAGTGTGGAGCGGAGCGCCGGACAGTTCGAGTCACCCGCCGACCAAGCGCTGCAGAATCTGATCCGAGAGGCATTCGCGACCTTGCCGCAGCCGCAACAGCAGGCGATCGAGTTGTCATACTATGAAGGATTATCTCCCCTGGAGATTGCGACAAGGCTCGATCAACAGGTCGATGCGGTCAAGACCCACATCGGGCGCGGCATGTTGAAACTGCGGGAATCGTTGCAACTGTATTGGCAGCAAGATGAATCGGCATGA
- a CDS encoding S24/S26 family peptidase, whose protein sequence is MIARLLSPSAPSTRFSADQLPEAVHGSLFQEIINPIVNSESMTPTLQKGDVLRLQNAEDLQVGDVVVYRHGRLFVCHRVHRIQGLRLFLRGDANTGPFEEIELRQVVGRVETLLRHGAHIPVRHDLPELLHIQRDSMWARTATWTLALGRVHAFRFVNWVTDRPVIRKILRHILKRLMTIDLLTRGSLHSLQGYIARHHVHLDQTDDLQRHLSTLNGEDIMLVIRAGPIYFGTCTLNPWDLYMRPLLQDLTTVVLYESISPFLPPHISSLPVLTSTPSRGKQ, encoded by the coding sequence ATGATCGCTCGACTCCTCAGCCCATCTGCTCCCTCAACCCGCTTCTCGGCCGACCAGTTGCCAGAAGCTGTTCACGGATCGCTCTTTCAAGAAATCATAAATCCGATCGTGAATTCCGAGAGCATGACTCCGACGCTTCAGAAAGGTGATGTACTCAGACTGCAAAATGCAGAGGATCTTCAGGTCGGCGACGTCGTCGTATACCGGCATGGCCGGTTGTTCGTCTGCCATCGCGTTCACCGGATCCAAGGCCTTCGCCTGTTTCTGCGGGGAGACGCAAATACCGGTCCCTTTGAAGAAATCGAGCTCCGACAGGTCGTCGGTCGAGTAGAGACACTGCTTCGCCATGGGGCACACATCCCGGTTCGTCATGATCTCCCTGAGCTTTTGCATATACAGAGAGATTCGATGTGGGCTCGAACTGCGACATGGACTCTAGCGCTGGGAAGAGTCCACGCCTTTCGATTCGTGAATTGGGTCACGGATCGGCCGGTTATCCGGAAGATTCTTAGACATATTCTGAAAAGGCTCATGACCATCGATCTTCTGACGCGAGGGTCGTTGCATTCACTCCAAGGATATATCGCTCGACACCATGTCCATCTCGATCAGACCGATGATCTTCAGCGGCATCTGTCGACGTTGAATGGTGAGGACATCATGCTTGTCATTCGTGCAGGCCCTATTTATTTCGGAACCTGTACGCTCAATCCATGGGATTTATACATGCGCCCGCTTCTTCAAGATCTGACCACTGTAGTTCTGTATGAATCGATCAGTCCTTTCCTACCGCCTCATATTTCATCTCTTCCTGTCCTCACTTCTACACCTAGCCGCGGAAAGCAATAA
- a CDS encoding nucleotidyltransferase family protein, which translates to MPSSTLDDLADAYARVSGRNRLMLNAFALIAQQLQQQGIASIVLKGADVISRLYGVRGSRPIADVDLLVHESDLPAIDRLLGNLGFRQQIDGNPSYASSEQGLSLDLITSFWYLDDRELGNLWTRAHTRPFDHTTISCLDTADLLIYLTAYAVIHRGHLSAAFAQDLKLLIEKEPPDWPAVIARTKRAGLEMPLLHGLSHVRKLFASIVIPDSVLVALSPENRKEQRLAWLLRKLVTTEPLPEVGHLLLFLTQPGRNKLGWLMQRLYPSTAFLSYRYGSDGLRAPWKARVSRMYHLTEAGLLLSGRVLRRLTAASVESPP; encoded by the coding sequence ATGCCCTCCTCAACCCTCGACGACCTGGCTGATGCCTACGCTCGGGTGAGCGGCAGAAACCGGCTGATGCTGAATGCGTTCGCATTGATCGCACAGCAACTTCAACAACAAGGAATCGCGTCCATCGTCCTGAAGGGCGCAGATGTGATCTCCCGGCTCTACGGCGTGCGAGGCTCGCGGCCTATTGCGGATGTAGATCTGTTGGTCCATGAATCGGATTTGCCGGCCATCGACCGTCTGCTCGGCAATCTCGGCTTCAGGCAACAGATCGACGGCAATCCTTCGTATGCGTCTTCTGAACAAGGCCTTTCGCTGGATCTGATCACATCCTTCTGGTACCTCGACGATCGAGAACTGGGTAATCTCTGGACGCGAGCACATACACGACCATTCGACCACACAACCATCTCCTGCCTCGATACAGCCGACCTATTGATTTATTTGACCGCCTACGCCGTCATCCACCGGGGGCACTTGTCTGCAGCCTTTGCTCAGGACCTGAAACTGCTCATCGAGAAAGAACCGCCTGATTGGCCTGCGGTGATTGCACGGACCAAGCGCGCCGGACTGGAGATGCCACTCTTGCACGGCCTCTCCCATGTTCGAAAGCTCTTCGCCTCGATCGTAATTCCTGATAGCGTGCTCGTGGCGCTATCCCCGGAGAATAGGAAGGAACAGAGGCTGGCTTGGCTGCTCCGAAAACTGGTGACCACCGAGCCGCTTCCGGAAGTCGGCCATCTTCTCTTGTTCCTCACGCAGCCCGGCAGAAACAAATTGGGTTGGCTCATGCAACGCCTCTATCCTTCAACTGCGTTTCTTTCCTACCGGTACGGTTCGGATGGACTACGCGCGCCGTGGAAGGCAAGAGTGTCGCGCATGTATCACCTGACTGAAGCCGGACTCCTCCTCAGTGGGCGGGTGCTTCGGCGACTCACGGCAGCATCGGTGGAGTCTCCTCCATGA
- a CDS encoding radical SAM protein, whose protein sequence is MKQLNTDTFLSTVSLQARHTRHPDGVTFELTYGCNLRCVHCFNPTHRALPRELATSEVLRLLDELAAFGVLTVTFTGGEPVVRPDIHTILLHARSKGLLIRLLTNATRVNAALVSVLQECGAEQVCVSIYGATAATYERMTGITGSYTAFLHGLTMLAEADLPVVVRMPVTSLNDHEVEACRRLVENLGRKFQYSLDVTSTVTGDLSPLEYRLPPHRKMTIDRQMLSDWGSAPMEEAACSTSRFIECACGHTRFAITPYGEMNLCTAFPIPRYDLRTGTVQEGWEALKRVVDEARPTTRYECPTCELRSYCRQGRSDAWLETGDMSTCLPHFKEWAQLEHRTHALLNPRRPG, encoded by the coding sequence ATGAAGCAGCTCAACACAGACACGTTTCTCTCGACCGTCTCGCTTCAAGCACGCCACACGCGGCATCCCGACGGAGTGACGTTCGAGCTCACGTATGGCTGCAATCTCCGCTGTGTCCATTGTTTCAATCCGACCCACCGCGCGTTACCCCGAGAACTCGCCACATCGGAAGTCCTACGCCTCCTCGACGAACTGGCCGCGTTCGGGGTCCTGACCGTGACGTTCACCGGGGGCGAGCCGGTCGTTCGACCGGATATCCATACGATCCTGTTGCATGCTCGCAGCAAGGGGCTGTTGATACGCCTGCTCACGAATGCCACACGAGTCAACGCCGCCCTGGTTTCTGTCCTGCAAGAATGCGGCGCTGAACAAGTGTGTGTCTCCATCTACGGAGCTACGGCAGCGACGTACGAGCGAATGACCGGCATCACGGGTTCCTACACCGCATTTCTTCACGGGCTGACGATGCTGGCCGAGGCGGATCTCCCGGTCGTCGTGCGCATGCCCGTGACCAGCCTCAACGATCATGAAGTGGAAGCCTGCCGCCGCCTAGTGGAGAATCTTGGCCGAAAGTTTCAGTATTCCCTCGACGTGACCTCCACGGTGACCGGCGACCTAAGCCCATTGGAATACCGGTTACCGCCCCACAGAAAGATGACCATCGATCGGCAGATGCTCTCAGATTGGGGATCGGCGCCGATGGAGGAAGCCGCTTGCTCAACATCCCGGTTCATCGAATGCGCCTGCGGCCACACGCGCTTTGCGATCACACCCTACGGGGAGATGAACCTGTGCACGGCGTTCCCCATTCCCCGGTACGATCTCAGAACGGGCACGGTGCAGGAAGGCTGGGAGGCACTCAAACGGGTCGTTGATGAAGCGCGCCCAACCACGCGATATGAATGCCCGACCTGTGAACTTCGTTCCTACTGCCGTCAGGGACGCAGTGATGCGTGGCTCGAAACCGGCGATATGAGTACCTGTCTTCCGCACTTCAAAGAATGGGCTCAATTGGAGCATCGAACCCATGCCCTCCTCAACCCTCGACGACCTGGCTGA